One window of Sardina pilchardus chromosome 2, fSarPil1.1, whole genome shotgun sequence genomic DNA carries:
- the ss18 gene encoding protein SSXT isoform X1, translating into MSVAFAPHRPRGKGDITPAGIQKLLDENNQLIQCIMDFQSKGKTAECSQYQQMLHRNLVYLATIADSNQNMQSLLPAPPTQNMPMPGGMNQSGPPPQAPHGHNMPSEGPPAAHMQSQMNGQMPGPNHMPMQGPGPNQPPNMPSGAMNMPPSSHGSMGGYNHAVPSSQGMPTQGQMNMSQGQPMGSYGPRPSMNMQPSQGPMMHQQPPSQQYNMPPGGAGQHYQGQQNPMGMMGQVNQGNHVMSQRPMPPYRPPQQGPPQQYPGQEEYYGEQYSHGGQGAPEGGAKNLQKLVTNPGSAQYAQQQEAYQQGPPQQQGYPPQQQYPGQQGYPGQQQGYGPSQGGPGQYPNYPQGQGQQYAAYRAPQPGPPQAQQQRPYGYEQVGAHQGVGAKATSHS; encoded by the exons ATGTCGGTGGCGTTTGCACCTCACAGACCGCGCGGAAAGGGTGATATAACACCCGCGGGCATTCAAAAG TTACTGGATGAAAACAACCAACTGATACAGTGCATAATGGATTTCCAGAGCAAAGGAAAGACGGCTGAATGTTCACA GTACCAACAGATGCTCCACAGAAACCTTGTATACCTGGCTACGATAGCAGACTCCAATCAGAACATGCAATCTCTTCTTCCTGCT CCCCCAACCCAGAACATGCCTATGCCGGGTGGCATGAACCAGAGCGGCCCCCCTCCCCAGGCCCCCCACGGACACAACATGCCCTCCGAGGGCCCACCTGCCGCACACATGCAGAGCCAGATGAATGGACAGATGCCTG gccCTAACCACATGCCCATGCAGGGCCCTGGGCCCAACCAGCCCCCCAACATGCCCAGCGGTGCCATGAACATGCCCCCCAGCAGCCACGGCTCCATGGGCGGCTACAACCACGCCGTGCCCTCCTCACAGGGCATGCCCACTCAAGGCCAGATGAACATGAGCCAAGGCCAGCCAATGGGAAGCTACGGCCCTCGACCCAGCATGAACATGCAGCCCAGTCAAG GTCCTATGATGCACCAGCAGCCACCCTCCCAGCAGTACAACATGCCCCCTGGTGGCGCCGGGCAGCACTACCAGGGCCAGCAGAATCCCATGGGCATGATGGGCCAGGTGAACCAGGGCAACCACGTCATGAGCCAGAGACCCATGCCCCCCTACAGGCCACCACAGCAAG GTCCTCCTCAGCAGTACCCAGGCCAGGAGGAGTACTATGGAGAACAGTACAGTCACGGTGGGCAGGGAGCTCCTGAAG GTGGAGCAAAGAACTTACAGAAGCTTGTTACAAACCCTG GAAGTGCACAGTATGCCCAGCAGCAGGAGGCCTACCAGCAGGGCCCCCCCCAACAGCAGGGCTACCCGCCCCAGCAGCAGTATCCTGGACAGCAGGGCTACCCCGGTCAGCAGCAAGGCTACG GTCCATCTCAAGGAGGCCCTGGGCAGTATCCTAACTACCCTCAGGGTCAAGGCCAGCAGTACGCAGCCTACAGGGCCCCACAACCAGGACCTCCACAAGCTCAGCAACAGCGTCCCTATGGCTATGAACAGGTAGGTGCACACCAAGGGGTAGGTGCTAAAGCAACAAGTCACTCTTga
- the ss18 gene encoding protein SSXT isoform X7, with protein MSVAFAPHRPRGKGDITPAGIQKLLDENNQLIQCIMDFQSKGKTAECSQYQQMLHRNLVYLATIADSNQNMQSLLPAPPTQNMPMPGGMNQSGPPPQAPHGHNMPSEGPPAAHMQSQMNGQMPGPNHMPMQGPGPNQPPNMPSGAMNMPPSSHGSMGGYNHAVPSSQGMPTQGQMNMSQGQPMGSYGPRPSMNMQPSQGPMMHQQPPSQQYNMPPGGAGQHYQGQQNPMGMMGQVNQGNHVMSQRPMPPYRPPQQGSAQYAQQQEAYQQGPPQQQGYPPQQQYPGQQGYPGQQQGYGPSQGGPGQYPNYPQGQGQQYAAYRAPQPGPPQAQQQRPYGYEQVGAHQGVGAKATSHS; from the exons ATGTCGGTGGCGTTTGCACCTCACAGACCGCGCGGAAAGGGTGATATAACACCCGCGGGCATTCAAAAG TTACTGGATGAAAACAACCAACTGATACAGTGCATAATGGATTTCCAGAGCAAAGGAAAGACGGCTGAATGTTCACA GTACCAACAGATGCTCCACAGAAACCTTGTATACCTGGCTACGATAGCAGACTCCAATCAGAACATGCAATCTCTTCTTCCTGCT CCCCCAACCCAGAACATGCCTATGCCGGGTGGCATGAACCAGAGCGGCCCCCCTCCCCAGGCCCCCCACGGACACAACATGCCCTCCGAGGGCCCACCTGCCGCACACATGCAGAGCCAGATGAATGGACAGATGCCTG gccCTAACCACATGCCCATGCAGGGCCCTGGGCCCAACCAGCCCCCCAACATGCCCAGCGGTGCCATGAACATGCCCCCCAGCAGCCACGGCTCCATGGGCGGCTACAACCACGCCGTGCCCTCCTCACAGGGCATGCCCACTCAAGGCCAGATGAACATGAGCCAAGGCCAGCCAATGGGAAGCTACGGCCCTCGACCCAGCATGAACATGCAGCCCAGTCAAG GTCCTATGATGCACCAGCAGCCACCCTCCCAGCAGTACAACATGCCCCCTGGTGGCGCCGGGCAGCACTACCAGGGCCAGCAGAATCCCATGGGCATGATGGGCCAGGTGAACCAGGGCAACCACGTCATGAGCCAGAGACCCATGCCCCCCTACAGGCCACCACAGCAAG GAAGTGCACAGTATGCCCAGCAGCAGGAGGCCTACCAGCAGGGCCCCCCCCAACAGCAGGGCTACCCGCCCCAGCAGCAGTATCCTGGACAGCAGGGCTACCCCGGTCAGCAGCAAGGCTACG GTCCATCTCAAGGAGGCCCTGGGCAGTATCCTAACTACCCTCAGGGTCAAGGCCAGCAGTACGCAGCCTACAGGGCCCCACAACCAGGACCTCCACAAGCTCAGCAACAGCGTCCCTATGGCTATGAACAGGTAGGTGCACACCAAGGGGTAGGTGCTAAAGCAACAAGTCACTCTTga
- the ss18 gene encoding protein SSXT isoform X3 produces MSVAFAPHRPRGKGDITPAGIQKLLDENNQLIQCIMDFQSKGKTAECSQYQQMLHRNLVYLATIADSNQNMQSLLPAPPTQNMPMPGGMNQSGPPPQAPHGHNMPSEGPPAAHMQSQMNGQMPGPNHMPMQGPGPNQPPNMPSGAMNMPPSSHGSMGGYNHAVPSSQGMPTQGQMNMSQGQPMGSYGPRPSMNMQPSQGPMMHQQPPSQQYNMPPGGAGQHYQGQQNPMGMMGQVNQGNHVMSQRPMPPYRPPQQGPPQQYPGQEEYYGEQYSHGGQGAPEGGAKNLQKLVTNPGSAQYAQQQEAYQQGPPQQQGYPPQQQYPGQQGYPGQQQGYGPSQGGPGQYPNYPQGQGQQYAAYRAPQPGPPQAQQQRPYGYEQGHMRK; encoded by the exons ATGTCGGTGGCGTTTGCACCTCACAGACCGCGCGGAAAGGGTGATATAACACCCGCGGGCATTCAAAAG TTACTGGATGAAAACAACCAACTGATACAGTGCATAATGGATTTCCAGAGCAAAGGAAAGACGGCTGAATGTTCACA GTACCAACAGATGCTCCACAGAAACCTTGTATACCTGGCTACGATAGCAGACTCCAATCAGAACATGCAATCTCTTCTTCCTGCT CCCCCAACCCAGAACATGCCTATGCCGGGTGGCATGAACCAGAGCGGCCCCCCTCCCCAGGCCCCCCACGGACACAACATGCCCTCCGAGGGCCCACCTGCCGCACACATGCAGAGCCAGATGAATGGACAGATGCCTG gccCTAACCACATGCCCATGCAGGGCCCTGGGCCCAACCAGCCCCCCAACATGCCCAGCGGTGCCATGAACATGCCCCCCAGCAGCCACGGCTCCATGGGCGGCTACAACCACGCCGTGCCCTCCTCACAGGGCATGCCCACTCAAGGCCAGATGAACATGAGCCAAGGCCAGCCAATGGGAAGCTACGGCCCTCGACCCAGCATGAACATGCAGCCCAGTCAAG GTCCTATGATGCACCAGCAGCCACCCTCCCAGCAGTACAACATGCCCCCTGGTGGCGCCGGGCAGCACTACCAGGGCCAGCAGAATCCCATGGGCATGATGGGCCAGGTGAACCAGGGCAACCACGTCATGAGCCAGAGACCCATGCCCCCCTACAGGCCACCACAGCAAG GTCCTCCTCAGCAGTACCCAGGCCAGGAGGAGTACTATGGAGAACAGTACAGTCACGGTGGGCAGGGAGCTCCTGAAG GTGGAGCAAAGAACTTACAGAAGCTTGTTACAAACCCTG GAAGTGCACAGTATGCCCAGCAGCAGGAGGCCTACCAGCAGGGCCCCCCCCAACAGCAGGGCTACCCGCCCCAGCAGCAGTATCCTGGACAGCAGGGCTACCCCGGTCAGCAGCAAGGCTACG GTCCATCTCAAGGAGGCCCTGGGCAGTATCCTAACTACCCTCAGGGTCAAGGCCAGCAGTACGCAGCCTACAGGGCCCCACAACCAGGACCTCCACAAGCTCAGCAACAGCGTCCCTATGGCTATGAACAG GGACACATGAGGAAATAA
- the ss18 gene encoding protein SSXT isoform X4, whose product MSVAFAPHRPRGKGDITPAGIQKLLDENNQLIQCIMDFQSKGKTAECSQYQQMLHRNLVYLATIADSNQNMQSLLPAPPTQNMPMPGGMNQSGPPPQAPHGHNMPSEGPPAAHMQSQMNGQMPGPNHMPMQGPGPNQPPNMPSGAMNMPPSSHGSMGGYNHAVPSSQGMPTQGQMNMSQGQPMGSYGPRPSMNMQPSQGPMMHQQPPSQQYNMPPGGAGQHYQGQQNPMGMMGQVNQGNHVMSQRPMPPYRPPQQGPPQQYPGQEEYYGEQYSHGGQGAPEGSAQYAQQQEAYQQGPPQQQGYPPQQQYPGQQGYPGQQQGYGPSQGGPGQYPNYPQGQGQQYAAYRAPQPGPPQAQQQRPYGYEQVGAHQGVGAKATSHS is encoded by the exons ATGTCGGTGGCGTTTGCACCTCACAGACCGCGCGGAAAGGGTGATATAACACCCGCGGGCATTCAAAAG TTACTGGATGAAAACAACCAACTGATACAGTGCATAATGGATTTCCAGAGCAAAGGAAAGACGGCTGAATGTTCACA GTACCAACAGATGCTCCACAGAAACCTTGTATACCTGGCTACGATAGCAGACTCCAATCAGAACATGCAATCTCTTCTTCCTGCT CCCCCAACCCAGAACATGCCTATGCCGGGTGGCATGAACCAGAGCGGCCCCCCTCCCCAGGCCCCCCACGGACACAACATGCCCTCCGAGGGCCCACCTGCCGCACACATGCAGAGCCAGATGAATGGACAGATGCCTG gccCTAACCACATGCCCATGCAGGGCCCTGGGCCCAACCAGCCCCCCAACATGCCCAGCGGTGCCATGAACATGCCCCCCAGCAGCCACGGCTCCATGGGCGGCTACAACCACGCCGTGCCCTCCTCACAGGGCATGCCCACTCAAGGCCAGATGAACATGAGCCAAGGCCAGCCAATGGGAAGCTACGGCCCTCGACCCAGCATGAACATGCAGCCCAGTCAAG GTCCTATGATGCACCAGCAGCCACCCTCCCAGCAGTACAACATGCCCCCTGGTGGCGCCGGGCAGCACTACCAGGGCCAGCAGAATCCCATGGGCATGATGGGCCAGGTGAACCAGGGCAACCACGTCATGAGCCAGAGACCCATGCCCCCCTACAGGCCACCACAGCAAG GTCCTCCTCAGCAGTACCCAGGCCAGGAGGAGTACTATGGAGAACAGTACAGTCACGGTGGGCAGGGAGCTCCTGAAG GAAGTGCACAGTATGCCCAGCAGCAGGAGGCCTACCAGCAGGGCCCCCCCCAACAGCAGGGCTACCCGCCCCAGCAGCAGTATCCTGGACAGCAGGGCTACCCCGGTCAGCAGCAAGGCTACG GTCCATCTCAAGGAGGCCCTGGGCAGTATCCTAACTACCCTCAGGGTCAAGGCCAGCAGTACGCAGCCTACAGGGCCCCACAACCAGGACCTCCACAAGCTCAGCAACAGCGTCCCTATGGCTATGAACAGGTAGGTGCACACCAAGGGGTAGGTGCTAAAGCAACAAGTCACTCTTga
- the ss18 gene encoding protein SSXT isoform X6 — MDFQSKGKTAECSQYQQMLHRNLVYLATIADSNQNMQSLLPAPPTQNMPMPGGMNQSGPPPQAPHGHNMPSEGPPAAHMQSQMNGQMPGPNHMPMQGPGPNQPPNMPSGAMNMPPSSHGSMGGYNHAVPSSQGMPTQGQMNMSQGQPMGSYGPRPSMNMQPSQGPMMHQQPPSQQYNMPPGGAGQHYQGQQNPMGMMGQVNQGNHVMSQRPMPPYRPPQQGPPQQYPGQEEYYGEQYSHGGQGAPEGGAKNLQKLVTNPGSAQYAQQQEAYQQGPPQQQGYPPQQQYPGQQGYPGQQQGYGPSQGGPGQYPNYPQGQGQQYAAYRAPQPGPPQAQQQRPYGYEQVGAHQGVGAKATSHS, encoded by the exons ATGGATTTCCAGAGCAAAGGAAAGACGGCTGAATGTTCACA GTACCAACAGATGCTCCACAGAAACCTTGTATACCTGGCTACGATAGCAGACTCCAATCAGAACATGCAATCTCTTCTTCCTGCT CCCCCAACCCAGAACATGCCTATGCCGGGTGGCATGAACCAGAGCGGCCCCCCTCCCCAGGCCCCCCACGGACACAACATGCCCTCCGAGGGCCCACCTGCCGCACACATGCAGAGCCAGATGAATGGACAGATGCCTG gccCTAACCACATGCCCATGCAGGGCCCTGGGCCCAACCAGCCCCCCAACATGCCCAGCGGTGCCATGAACATGCCCCCCAGCAGCCACGGCTCCATGGGCGGCTACAACCACGCCGTGCCCTCCTCACAGGGCATGCCCACTCAAGGCCAGATGAACATGAGCCAAGGCCAGCCAATGGGAAGCTACGGCCCTCGACCCAGCATGAACATGCAGCCCAGTCAAG GTCCTATGATGCACCAGCAGCCACCCTCCCAGCAGTACAACATGCCCCCTGGTGGCGCCGGGCAGCACTACCAGGGCCAGCAGAATCCCATGGGCATGATGGGCCAGGTGAACCAGGGCAACCACGTCATGAGCCAGAGACCCATGCCCCCCTACAGGCCACCACAGCAAG GTCCTCCTCAGCAGTACCCAGGCCAGGAGGAGTACTATGGAGAACAGTACAGTCACGGTGGGCAGGGAGCTCCTGAAG GTGGAGCAAAGAACTTACAGAAGCTTGTTACAAACCCTG GAAGTGCACAGTATGCCCAGCAGCAGGAGGCCTACCAGCAGGGCCCCCCCCAACAGCAGGGCTACCCGCCCCAGCAGCAGTATCCTGGACAGCAGGGCTACCCCGGTCAGCAGCAAGGCTACG GTCCATCTCAAGGAGGCCCTGGGCAGTATCCTAACTACCCTCAGGGTCAAGGCCAGCAGTACGCAGCCTACAGGGCCCCACAACCAGGACCTCCACAAGCTCAGCAACAGCGTCCCTATGGCTATGAACAGGTAGGTGCACACCAAGGGGTAGGTGCTAAAGCAACAAGTCACTCTTga
- the LOC134073285 gene encoding proteasome subunit alpha type-7, giving the protein MAARYDRAITVFSPDGHLFQVEYAQEAVKKGSTAVGIRGKDIVVLGVEKKSVAKLQEERTVRKICVLDEHVCMAFAGLTADARIVINRARVECQSHRLTVEDPVTVEYITRYIATLKQRYTQSNGRRPFGISALIVGFDYDGTPRLYQTDPSGTYHAWKANAIGRSAKTVREFLEKNYTEEAITGDNEAIKLAIKALLEVVQSGGKNIELAIIRRNQPLKILESKEIETLVAEIEKEKEEEAEKKKQKKSS; this is encoded by the exons ATGGCAGCGAGATATGATAGAGCTATTACTGTATTTTCTCCCGATGGTCATCTCTTTCAAGTGGAGTACGCCCAAGAGGCTGTCAAGAAAGGATCCACGGCT GTCGGCATAAGGGGTAAAGACATTGTTGTTCTGggtgttgaaaaaaaatctgtggcAAAACtgcaagaggagaggacagtcCGCAAAATCTGCGTGCTGGACGAACATGTCTGCATGGCCTTTGCAG GTTTGACTGCAGACGCACGCATTGTCATAAACAGGGCTCGAGTGGAGTGCCAGAGTCACAGACTGACTGTGGAAGACCCCGTCACAGTGGAGTACATCACAAGATACATTGCCACCCTTAAGCAG CGTTACACTCAGAGCAATGGGCGCAGACCGTTTGGCATATCTGCTTTGATCGTGGGCTTTGATTACGATGGGACTCCCAGACTCTATCAGACAGATCCATCCGGCACCTACCACGCTTGGAAG GCTAATGCCATTGGTCGTAGTGCGAAAACTGTGAGGGAATTCCTGGAGAAGAATTACACAGAGGAGGCCATTACTGGTGACAATGAGGCCATCAAACTGGCTATTAAAGCTTTACTGGAG GTGGTGCAGTCAGGTGGAAAGAACATTGAGCTGGCTATCATTAGGAGAAATCAACCACTGAAG ATTTTGGAGTCAAAAGAGATTGAAACGTTGGTGGCAGAGatcgagaaagagaaagaagaggaggctgAGAAGAAAAAACAGAAGAAGTCCTCTTGA
- the ss18 gene encoding protein SSXT isoform X2 yields MSVAFAPHRPRGKGDITPAGIQKLLDENNQLIQCIMDFQSKGKTAECSQYQQMLHRNLVYLATIADSNQNMQSLLPAPPTQNMPMPGGMNQSGPPPQAPHGHNMPSEGPPAAHMQSQMNGQMPGPNHMPMQGPGPNQPPNMPSGAMNMPPSSHGSMGGYNHAVPSSQGMPTQGQMNMSQGQPMGSYGPRPSMNMQPSQGPMMHQQPPSQQYNMPPGGAGQHYQGQQNPMGMMGQVNQGNHVMSQRPMPPYRPPQQGPPQQYPGQEEYYGEQYSHGGQGAPEGGAKNLQKLVTNPGSAQYAQQQEAYQQGPPQQQGYPPQQQYPGQQGYPGQQQGYGPSQGGPGQYPNYPQGQGQQYAAYRAPQPGPPQAQQQRPYGYEQGQYGNYQQ; encoded by the exons ATGTCGGTGGCGTTTGCACCTCACAGACCGCGCGGAAAGGGTGATATAACACCCGCGGGCATTCAAAAG TTACTGGATGAAAACAACCAACTGATACAGTGCATAATGGATTTCCAGAGCAAAGGAAAGACGGCTGAATGTTCACA GTACCAACAGATGCTCCACAGAAACCTTGTATACCTGGCTACGATAGCAGACTCCAATCAGAACATGCAATCTCTTCTTCCTGCT CCCCCAACCCAGAACATGCCTATGCCGGGTGGCATGAACCAGAGCGGCCCCCCTCCCCAGGCCCCCCACGGACACAACATGCCCTCCGAGGGCCCACCTGCCGCACACATGCAGAGCCAGATGAATGGACAGATGCCTG gccCTAACCACATGCCCATGCAGGGCCCTGGGCCCAACCAGCCCCCCAACATGCCCAGCGGTGCCATGAACATGCCCCCCAGCAGCCACGGCTCCATGGGCGGCTACAACCACGCCGTGCCCTCCTCACAGGGCATGCCCACTCAAGGCCAGATGAACATGAGCCAAGGCCAGCCAATGGGAAGCTACGGCCCTCGACCCAGCATGAACATGCAGCCCAGTCAAG GTCCTATGATGCACCAGCAGCCACCCTCCCAGCAGTACAACATGCCCCCTGGTGGCGCCGGGCAGCACTACCAGGGCCAGCAGAATCCCATGGGCATGATGGGCCAGGTGAACCAGGGCAACCACGTCATGAGCCAGAGACCCATGCCCCCCTACAGGCCACCACAGCAAG GTCCTCCTCAGCAGTACCCAGGCCAGGAGGAGTACTATGGAGAACAGTACAGTCACGGTGGGCAGGGAGCTCCTGAAG GTGGAGCAAAGAACTTACAGAAGCTTGTTACAAACCCTG GAAGTGCACAGTATGCCCAGCAGCAGGAGGCCTACCAGCAGGGCCCCCCCCAACAGCAGGGCTACCCGCCCCAGCAGCAGTATCCTGGACAGCAGGGCTACCCCGGTCAGCAGCAAGGCTACG GTCCATCTCAAGGAGGCCCTGGGCAGTATCCTAACTACCCTCAGGGTCAAGGCCAGCAGTACGCAGCCTACAGGGCCCCACAACCAGGACCTCCACAAGCTCAGCAACAGCGTCCCTATGGCTATGAACAG GGTCAGTATGGAAACTACCAgcagtga
- the ss18 gene encoding protein SSXT isoform X8, whose product MSVAFAPHRPRGKGDITPAGIQKLLDENNQLIQCIMDFQSKGKTAECSQYQQMLHRNLVYLATIADSNQNMQSLLPAPPTQNMPMPGGMNQSGPPPQAPHGHNMPSEGPPAAHMQSQMNGQMPGPNHMPMQGPGPNQPPNMPSGAMNMPPSSHGSMGGYNHAVPSSQGMPTQGQMNMSQGQPMGSYGPRPSMNMQPSQGPMMHQQPPSQQYNMPPGGAGQHYQGQQNPMGMMGQVNQGNHVMSQRPMPPYRPPQQGSAQYAQQQEAYQQGPPQQQGYPPQQQYPGQQGYPGQQQGYGPSQGGPGQYPNYPQGQGQQYAAYRAPQPGPPQAQQQRPYGYEQGQYGNYQQ is encoded by the exons ATGTCGGTGGCGTTTGCACCTCACAGACCGCGCGGAAAGGGTGATATAACACCCGCGGGCATTCAAAAG TTACTGGATGAAAACAACCAACTGATACAGTGCATAATGGATTTCCAGAGCAAAGGAAAGACGGCTGAATGTTCACA GTACCAACAGATGCTCCACAGAAACCTTGTATACCTGGCTACGATAGCAGACTCCAATCAGAACATGCAATCTCTTCTTCCTGCT CCCCCAACCCAGAACATGCCTATGCCGGGTGGCATGAACCAGAGCGGCCCCCCTCCCCAGGCCCCCCACGGACACAACATGCCCTCCGAGGGCCCACCTGCCGCACACATGCAGAGCCAGATGAATGGACAGATGCCTG gccCTAACCACATGCCCATGCAGGGCCCTGGGCCCAACCAGCCCCCCAACATGCCCAGCGGTGCCATGAACATGCCCCCCAGCAGCCACGGCTCCATGGGCGGCTACAACCACGCCGTGCCCTCCTCACAGGGCATGCCCACTCAAGGCCAGATGAACATGAGCCAAGGCCAGCCAATGGGAAGCTACGGCCCTCGACCCAGCATGAACATGCAGCCCAGTCAAG GTCCTATGATGCACCAGCAGCCACCCTCCCAGCAGTACAACATGCCCCCTGGTGGCGCCGGGCAGCACTACCAGGGCCAGCAGAATCCCATGGGCATGATGGGCCAGGTGAACCAGGGCAACCACGTCATGAGCCAGAGACCCATGCCCCCCTACAGGCCACCACAGCAAG GAAGTGCACAGTATGCCCAGCAGCAGGAGGCCTACCAGCAGGGCCCCCCCCAACAGCAGGGCTACCCGCCCCAGCAGCAGTATCCTGGACAGCAGGGCTACCCCGGTCAGCAGCAAGGCTACG GTCCATCTCAAGGAGGCCCTGGGCAGTATCCTAACTACCCTCAGGGTCAAGGCCAGCAGTACGCAGCCTACAGGGCCCCACAACCAGGACCTCCACAAGCTCAGCAACAGCGTCCCTATGGCTATGAACAG GGTCAGTATGGAAACTACCAgcagtga
- the ss18 gene encoding protein SSXT isoform X5 yields the protein MSVAFAPHRPRGKGDITPAGIQKLLDENNQLIQCIMDFQSKGKTAECSQYQQMLHRNLVYLATIADSNQNMQSLLPAPPTQNMPMPGGMNQSGPPPQAPHGHNMPSEGPPAAHMQSQMNGQMPGPNHMPMQGPGPNQPPNMPSGAMNMPPSSHGSMGGYNHAVPSSQGMPTQGQMNMSQGQPMGSYGPRPSMNMQPSQGPMMHQQPPSQQYNMPPGGAGQHYQGQQNPMGMMGQVNQGNHVMSQRPMPPYRPPQQGPPQQYPGQEEYYGEQYSHGGQGAPEGSAQYAQQQEAYQQGPPQQQGYPPQQQYPGQQGYPGQQQGYGPSQGGPGQYPNYPQGQGQQYAAYRAPQPGPPQAQQQRPYGYEQGQYGNYQQ from the exons ATGTCGGTGGCGTTTGCACCTCACAGACCGCGCGGAAAGGGTGATATAACACCCGCGGGCATTCAAAAG TTACTGGATGAAAACAACCAACTGATACAGTGCATAATGGATTTCCAGAGCAAAGGAAAGACGGCTGAATGTTCACA GTACCAACAGATGCTCCACAGAAACCTTGTATACCTGGCTACGATAGCAGACTCCAATCAGAACATGCAATCTCTTCTTCCTGCT CCCCCAACCCAGAACATGCCTATGCCGGGTGGCATGAACCAGAGCGGCCCCCCTCCCCAGGCCCCCCACGGACACAACATGCCCTCCGAGGGCCCACCTGCCGCACACATGCAGAGCCAGATGAATGGACAGATGCCTG gccCTAACCACATGCCCATGCAGGGCCCTGGGCCCAACCAGCCCCCCAACATGCCCAGCGGTGCCATGAACATGCCCCCCAGCAGCCACGGCTCCATGGGCGGCTACAACCACGCCGTGCCCTCCTCACAGGGCATGCCCACTCAAGGCCAGATGAACATGAGCCAAGGCCAGCCAATGGGAAGCTACGGCCCTCGACCCAGCATGAACATGCAGCCCAGTCAAG GTCCTATGATGCACCAGCAGCCACCCTCCCAGCAGTACAACATGCCCCCTGGTGGCGCCGGGCAGCACTACCAGGGCCAGCAGAATCCCATGGGCATGATGGGCCAGGTGAACCAGGGCAACCACGTCATGAGCCAGAGACCCATGCCCCCCTACAGGCCACCACAGCAAG GTCCTCCTCAGCAGTACCCAGGCCAGGAGGAGTACTATGGAGAACAGTACAGTCACGGTGGGCAGGGAGCTCCTGAAG GAAGTGCACAGTATGCCCAGCAGCAGGAGGCCTACCAGCAGGGCCCCCCCCAACAGCAGGGCTACCCGCCCCAGCAGCAGTATCCTGGACAGCAGGGCTACCCCGGTCAGCAGCAAGGCTACG GTCCATCTCAAGGAGGCCCTGGGCAGTATCCTAACTACCCTCAGGGTCAAGGCCAGCAGTACGCAGCCTACAGGGCCCCACAACCAGGACCTCCACAAGCTCAGCAACAGCGTCCCTATGGCTATGAACAG GGTCAGTATGGAAACTACCAgcagtga